In one Solanum dulcamara chromosome 1, daSolDulc1.2, whole genome shotgun sequence genomic region, the following are encoded:
- the LOC129902003 gene encoding ABC transporter F family member 5, translating to MDLATKLQVIDFRSTFLTGRANILCPRGVIPPIPSNTAVNTVFNNPRRRKALRISSKLKAVAVETAETEVKEDIESLFSSNSSDEFDYSRRGNKQSGNGASSISSGVRLENVSKSYKGVTVLKDVSWEVKKGEKVGLVGVNGAGKTTQLRIISGLEEPDSGNVIKAKPNMKIAFLSQEFEVESTRTVKEEFMSAFKEEMEVAERLEKVQKAIEKSVDDLELMGRLLDEFDLLQRRAQAVDLDVVDVKINKMMPELGFAQEDADRLVASFSGGWQMRMSLGKILLQDPDLLLLDEPTNHLDLDTIEWLEGYLNKQDVPMVIISHDRAFLDQLCTKIVETDMGVSRTYEGNYSDYIISRAEWIETQNAAWEKQQKEIEQTRDLISRLSAGANSGRASTAEKKLEKLQEQEQVDKPFIRKQMKIRFPERERSGRTVVNVKNLEFSFEDKVLFKNANLTIERGEKIAIIGPNGCGKSTFLKLIMGLLKPTQGEVVLGEHNVLPNYFEQNQAEALDLEKTVLETVAEAAEDWRLDDIKGLLGRCNFKADMLDRKVSFLSGGEKARLSFCKFMVTPSTLLVLDEPTNHLDIPTKEMLEEAITEYKGTVITVSHDRYFIKQIVNRVLEVKDGTLHDYEGDYEYYLEKNLEARERELEREAEIEDKSPKAKAKSKMSKAEKEARKKQKMQAFQAAKQKSKKSKNSKRWN from the exons ATGGACCTTGCTACAAAGCTCCAAGTAATCGACTTTCGTTCCACTTTCCTCACTGGCAGAGCAAATATTCTTTGCCCTCGTGGTGTTATTCCCCCAATACCCTCTAATACCGCTGTGAATACGGTTTTCAATAACCCCAGAAGAAGAAAAGCTCTTAgaatttcatcaaaattgaaagCTGTGGCTGTTGAAACTGCTGAAACAGAGGTAAAAGAAGATATAGAGTCGTTGTTTTCTAGTAATTCTAGTGATGAATTTGATTATTCCAGAAGGGGTAATAAGCAATCAGGTAATGGGGCTTCGAGTATTTCATCTGGGGTTAGGCTAGAGAATGTTAGCAAGAGTTATAAAGGTGTTACGGTGTTGAAAGATGTGAGTTGGGAAGTGAAAAAAGGTGAAAAAGTAGGTTTAGTAGGTGTAAATGGTGCAGGGAAAACGACCCAATTGAGGATTATATCTGGTTTGGAAGAACCAGATTCTGGCAATGTGATTAAGGCAAAACCCAATATGAAGATTGCATTTTTAAGCCAAGAATTTGAGGTTGAGTCGACAAGAACTGTGAAGGAAGAGTTTATGAGTGCATTTAAGGAGGAAATGGAAGTTGCTGAGAGACTTGAGAAGGTTCAGAAGGCAATTGAGAAATCTGTTGATGATTTGGAGCTGATGGGGAGGCTATTGGATGAGTTTGATTTGCTGCAGAGGAGGGCACAAGCTGTGGATTTGgatgtggtggatgttaagatTAACAAGATGATGCCGGAGTTAGGATTTGCTCAAGAGGATGCAGATAGGCTTGTGGCATCATTTAGTGGTGGCTGGCAAATGAGGATGTCTCTGGGCAAGATCTTGCTGCAG GACCCGGATCTGTTATTACTGGATGAACCGACCAATCATCTTGACCTTGATACGATTGAGTGGCTTGAGGGTTATCTGAATAAGCAAGACGTTCCGATGGTCATTATATCCCATGACCGAGCTTTCCTTGATCAGTTGTGTACAAAAATTGTGGAGACTGATATGGGTGTATCTAGGACATATGAAGGAAATTACTCGGATTATATTATTTCAAGGGCTGAATGGATTGAAACACAGAATGCTGCATGGGAAAAGCAACAGAAGGAAATTGAGCAAACAAGAGATTTGATAAGTAGGTTAAGTGCAGGAGCAAACTCAGGTCGTGCATCTACAGCTGAAAAG AAGCTGGAGAAACTTCAGGAGCAGGAACAAGTTGATAAGCCATTCATTAGGAAACAAATGAAGATTAGGTTCCCAGAACGTGAAAGAAGTGGGAGAACAGTTGTGAATGTTAAAAATCTGGAATTTTCCTTCGAGGATAAG GTTCTTTTCAAGAATGCAAACTTGACAATTGAGAGAGGAGAGAAAATTGCCATTATTGGTCCTAATGGGTGTGGAAAGAGCACCTTTCTTAAACTGATTATGGGCTTACTGAAGCCAACACAAGGTGAAGTTGTGCTTGGGGAGCACAACGTATTACCAAATTATTTTGAGCAGAATCAG GCTGAGGCACTCGATTTGGAAAAAACTGTCCTTGAAACTGTAGCAGAAGCTGCTGAGGATTGGAGACTAGATGATATAAAAGGACTCCTTGGACGTTGTAATTTTAAAGCTGACATGCTTGATAGGAAGGTTTCCTTTTTGAGTGGCGGTGAGAAG GCACGTCTGTCCTTCTGTAAGTTCATGGTGACCCCTTCAACTTTGCTAGTACTGGACGAGCCAACCAATCATTTGGACATTCCAACGAAAGAGATGCTTGAG GAGGCAATTACGGAGTATAAAGGCACTGTGATAACTGTTTCTCATGATCGGTACTTCATAAAACAAATTGTTAACAGAGTATTGGAAGTAAAAGATGGCACTTTACATGATTATGAAGGAGATTACGAA TATTATTTGGAGAAAAACCTTGAGGCCAGGGAAAGAGAGCTTGAACGAGAGGCAGAGATCGAGGATAAGTCTCCAAAAGCTAAAGCCAAATCCAAGATGTCAAAG GCGGAAAAGGAAGCTCGGAAGAAACAGAAAATGCAGGCATTCCAAGCAGCAAAACAGAAGTCGAAGAAATCGAAGAACTCCAAGAGGTGGAACTGA